AGCTAGAGAAATTATACTCGCAGATATTGCAAAGTAAACTTCCCCATAATTCCCTTTTATTTGAAACCACTTGAATTCTTTTTTGAATGCATGGAATAGTAATTGGCCAAGTGCAAAGGCCATTGCAAATCCTGAGAATATAGACTTCGGTATAAATCCCAGGTATAGCATTATTATTGCTGGTGTTATAGAAAAATGGATTATCTTCCTGTTAACCCAGGCATACTCTTCTCCAAGATCTTTCGTTATCCACATCGCTACGATTATTGATGCCAGTGCTATTGCGACATGGATCCAGGGCATAGTTGAGTATATAATCATCCTGAAATTTAACGGTAGCGATAAATTATTATTTTAGTTGTCCAAGATGGTTGGGAGGTGGTGATATGGTTCACTGGGCAGATTATGTTGCTGATAAAATCATCAAGGAGAGAGGAGAGAAGGAGATATACGTAGTTGAAAGCGGGATAACACCAAGCGGTTATGTTCACATAGGGAACTTCAGGGAGCTCTTTACAACCTACATAGTCGGCCATGCTCTTAGGGATAGGGGTTATGAGGTCAGGCATATTCATATGTGGGATGATTATGATCGTTTCAGGAAGGTTCCTAAAAACGTCCCTCAGGAGTGGAGGGAATACTTGGGAATGCCTGTTAGCGAAGTTCCTGACCCTTGGGGCTGCCACGACAGCTATGCAGAGCACTTTATGGAGAAGTTTGAGGAAGAGGTTGGAAGGCTTGGAATAGAGGTGGATTTCCTTAGAGCAAGCGAGCTATACAAAAAAGGAGAGTATAGTGAGGAAATAAGAAGAGCCTTCGAGAACAGGGATAAGATCATCGCTATTCTAAATAGGTTTAGAGAAATCGCCAAACAGCCCCTACTTCCAGATAGTTGGTGGCCTGCGATGGTATACTGTCCAGAGCACAGGAGGGAGAGTGAAATCATAGACTGGGACGGAAAGTGGAAGGTCAAGTACAGGTGTCCAGAAGGTCATGAAGGATGGACGGACATTAGGGAGGGGAATGTTAAGCTCAGATGGAGGGTCGACTGGCCAATGCGCTGGGCACACTTTAACGTCGACTTTGAACCTGCTGGGAAGGATCATCTGGCTGCGGGTTCAAGCTACGATACTGGGAAGGAAATAATAAGGGCTGTATATGGAAAAGAACCTCCTGTTCCCTTAATGTACGAGTTCGTTGGTATCAAAGGACAAAGAGGCAAGATGAGTGGGAGTAAGGGGAATGTAATACTGCTATCCGACTTATACGAGGTTCTTGAACCTGGTCTAGTGAGGTTCATATTTGCCAGACATAGACCAAACAAGGAGATAAAGATAGATGTGGGTCTCGGCCTGCTTAACTTGTATGATGAGTTTGATAGAGTCGAGAGAATATATTTTGGAGTTGAGGAGGCGAAGGGAGACGAGGAAGAACTAAAAAGAACTTATGAACTCTCTGTTCCGAAGAGGCCTGAGAGATTGGTAGCACAAGCTCCTTTTAGATTT
This is a stretch of genomic DNA from Pyrococcus sp. ST04. It encodes these proteins:
- the lysS gene encoding lysine--tRNA ligase, which encodes MVHWADYVADKIIKERGEKEIYVVESGITPSGYVHIGNFRELFTTYIVGHALRDRGYEVRHIHMWDDYDRFRKVPKNVPQEWREYLGMPVSEVPDPWGCHDSYAEHFMEKFEEEVGRLGIEVDFLRASELYKKGEYSEEIRRAFENRDKIIAILNRFREIAKQPLLPDSWWPAMVYCPEHRRESEIIDWDGKWKVKYRCPEGHEGWTDIREGNVKLRWRVDWPMRWAHFNVDFEPAGKDHLAAGSSYDTGKEIIRAVYGKEPPVPLMYEFVGIKGQRGKMSGSKGNVILLSDLYEVLEPGLVRFIFARHRPNKEIKIDVGLGLLNLYDEFDRVERIYFGVEEAKGDEEELKRTYELSVPKRPERLVAQAPFRFLVVLVQLPHMDEDRIISTLISQGHVPKALDYEDVERIKLRIKLAKNWVEKYAPDEVKFTILEEPPKIEVPNEIREAMLEVAEWLKDHEKFTVDELNNVLYNAAKKRNIPSREWFKVLYKIFIGRERGPRLANFLASLDKEFVIRRLRLES
- a CDS encoding membrane protein → MPWIHVAIALASIIVAMWITKDLGEEYAWVNRKIIHFSITPAIIMLYLGFIPKSIFSGFAMAFALGQLLFHAFKKEFKWFQIKGNYGEVYFAISASIISLALPVEKATPILLVMAISDGLTGIVRFYYFKRIGFNVKLKKHWSGSLAFFSSAIIIGGPFFGLKAIPWALLLTLAEYQKFIDDNIMVPLVGAIILLKTPI